Below is a window of Desulfuromonas thiophila DNA.
GCCGACCGGCTCCACCCCATCAAAATCGGGGATCAGGTCGTTACGGCAGGCACCGGCGGAATTTTTCCCAAAGGCTTGCCCATCGGCAGCGTCAGCCGGGTTCAGCAGGAAAACTACGGCTTATTCCAGACAGTCGAAGTGCGGCCGGCCGTCGATTTCAGTCGTCTGGAAGAGGTTCTGGTCCTGCTGCCGGAGGCCCCTTGAAAACCTTGCTGTGCTGCATCCTGACCGCGCTGATACTGCTATGGTGCCAGATCGCTCTGTGGCCCCGCCTGCTTGCCCTGCCAGGCAGCGCCCCCAACCTGCTGCTGCTGCTGGTTCTGTACGCTGCCCTCCATGCCCCATTACTGCCGGGCACCAGTTGTGCCTGGGGCAGTGGCTGTCTGCTTGATGTCTTCAGCGGAACAACCCTGGGATTTCACGGCCTGATTTTTGTGCTGCTGTTCGCCATGGTGCGCCTGTCGACCGGCCAACTCAACCCGGAAAACCCCCTCCTGCTGCCGATGGTTGCCCTGATCGGCACATTGTTCTACAGCCTGCTGGGCATCTGCGTCCTGCTGTTGTTTGCCGAAGCCGATCAGGCCTGGTGGCTGCTGTTGCGCGAGCTGCCTCTACAACTGTTGCTCAACCTGCTGGCGGCGCTGCTGTTACGTCGACCATTTTCCCGGCTGTTGCACCCCATCAGCCGCACCACCCGGTAGACAGGACCCCCCGTCGTGCCTCTCAACGCTCCGGCGCCGGATGACGCCTGTCGCAAACGCCGCTTTGAACTTCTCCTGTTCGCCGCGGCACTGCTGTTTGTACTGCTGGCCCTGCGACTGTGGTACCTGCAGATCATCAGTGGCGATCGCTACGACCTGCTGGCCCGCAAGAATCGCACCCGCTCCATCCCGATCGCCGCGCCACGCGGCACCCTCTACGATCGTAACGGCGCCATCCTGGTGGACAGTCGCCCCGCCTTCAATGTTTCGGTCCTGCGCCAAGAGGTAGAGGATCTCGACGCCCTGCTGACCAGCCTGGCACAACGTCTCGATCTGCCGGTCGAGCAATTGCAACAAACCTGGCAGAGCCGGCGTTTCTATCCCCGCTATCGCCCCATTCCTCTGGCCGAGGACATCGATCGCACCCTAGTAGAGGAACTGGCGGAAAACGCCCTGCAGCTGCCAGGGCTCATCATTGAGGTCCAGCCCACCCGCGAATATCCCCATGGCGAGCTGGCCGCCCAGCTGTTCGGTCACATCGGCGCTATCAGTGAAAAGGAACTGCGGACTCTCACCGACCAGGGGTACCGCGGCGGCGACCAGATCGGCAAAAGCGGCCTGGAACGTCATCTGGAAGGCTATCTGCGCGGCCAGGAGGGTGAACGCCTGATCGAGGTCGACGTGCAAGGCCGTGAACTGCGCCAGCGCACCCAGCGGCCAGCCCAGCCCGGCAACCAGGTCATCCTGACCCTTGATCTGAACCTGCAGCGTCGCGCCGAGCAAGCCTTTGGCGATCAAGCCGGAGCAGCCGTGGCGCTGGATGTCCGCACCGGCGAGATCCTCGCCATGGTCAGCCGGCCGGCCTACGATCCGGCGCTGTTCGCCCGTGGTATCGGACAAAAAGCCTGGCAGCAACTGCTTGACGACCCGGATCATCCGTTGCAGAACCGTGCCATCAGCGGTCAGTACCCACCCGGCTCGACCTTCAAGATTGTTACCGCCCTGGCAGCCCTGCACGAGGGGGTGACCCGACCTGACGAGCTGATCCAGTGCGATGGTCGCCTGCGCATCGGCGAACGCGATTTCCGCTGCTGGAAGCGCACCGGCCACGGCCCGACCAATCTGATGAAAGCCCTGCGCGAAAGCTGCGATGTCTGGTTCTACGACATCTCCCTGCGTCTGGGTATCGACCGCATTGCCAAGATGGCCCGCCATCTTGGCTTGGACCAGAGCTATGGCTTGCCGCTGGACAACGAGCGCAGCGGTCTGATTCCCGACCGGGACTGGAAACGTGGCCGCTTTGGCAGCAGCTGGTATCCGGGCGAAACCGCCATCGCCGGAATCGGCCAGGGCTATGTTTTGGCCACCCCGCTGCAACTGGCCGTCATGACCGCCACGGTTGCCAATGGTGGCACCTTCTATCAGCCACAGCTACTGCGGCAGGTCAGAGACCATCAGGGCCGGATTCTTTTGCAGGAGCAGCCACGCGTCCGCCATCAGGTCCGCTTCACCGGACAGCACCTGCAGGCGGTGCGGCAAGCCCTTGAAGCCGTGGTGGGAGACCCCCGAGGCACCGGCAAGGCCTGTCGCCTGCCCGGCATCGCCGTTGCCGGCAAAACCGGCACTGCCCAGGTGGTCCGACTGAAGGACGATCTGCCGGGGCATAAAAAGCTGGCAGACGACGAAATTGCTTACCGCCTGCGGGATCATGCCCTGTTTGTCGCCTATGCACCCGCCGAAGACGCGGAAATTGCCGTGGCCGTCATCGTGGAACACGGCCAGCACGGCAGCAGCGCCGCGGCACCCATTGCCCGTGAAATTCTGGCTGAATACTTTGGCATTGCCGACCCGCAGCCGGACAGCACTGCAGGTCAGGAGGAGTGACACCGCCCATGTTCGATCGTCGCCTGCTCACCCACATTGACAGTCCGCTGCTTCTGCTGCTGCTCGTTACCGCCGCCCTGGGCATTCTCAATCTGTACAGCTCAACCTCCAACTGGAACCTGGCCGGTACCGCTGTCTACATCCGGCAGGCCTACTGGCTGGGGCTGGGGTTCGGGCTGGCTTTACTGGTCAGCCTGGTGGATTACCGCCATCTTTACCATGCGGCACCCTTTGCCTATCTCGCGGTGGTCGGCTTGCTGGCTTTTGTGCTGCTGTTCGGCAAAACCAGCATGGGCGCGACACGCTGGATCGATCTGGGGCCATTTCACCTTCAACCCAGCGAAATCATGAAACCAGTCATGGTAATGATGCTGGCGCGCTATTTCAGTCGCCAAGAAAACCCGTTCGGTCACAGCCTGCGTGACCTACTGCTGCCCGGCGCCCTGCTGGCACTGCCTCTGCTGCTGATCATGAAGCAGCCGGATCTGGGCACGGCCCTGCTGCTGCTGTTCATCGGCAGCACCATGATCCTATTTGCCGGGGTGCGCCGCGCCACCCTGGCAGGGCTGGCCGGACTGGCCGTCGCAGCGGCCGGCGGCGGCTGGTTTCTCTTGCACGACTATCAGAAACAGCGCATCCTTACCTTTCTCAACCCCGACCGCGACCCGCTCGGCGCCGGCTATCACATTATCCAGTCGAAGATCGCTGTCGGCAGCGGTGGTTTCTGGGGCAAGGGCTTCATGCAGGGCACCCAGTCACAGCTGTCGTTTCTGCCCGAACGCCATACCGATTTCGCCTTTTCAGTCTTTGCCGAGGAATGGGGCCTGATCGGCTGCCTGGTGCTGTTGGGACTGTATCTGCTGATTGTTGTGCGCGGCATCCTGATTGCTCGCAAGGCCGGCAGTCCCTTTGGAATGTATCTGGCCATCGGCATCACCGCCATGCTGTTCTGGCACATCAGTGTCAACCTGGCCATGGTCATCGGCCTGTTACCCGTGGTTGGCGTACCACTGCCCCTGTTCTCTTACGGTGGCACCTGCATGGTCACCACCATGATCGGTGTCGGCCTGCTCAACAATGTGGCCATGCGCCGCTTTATGTTCTGACACCCCGGCCGGGACGGCACGTCCCGGAAACCGGCCCGCAGGAGGGGCCATGCCGCCTTGCCGCCGCAGCCACTCAACGGCGCTGTACCCTGTTCTGCTGCTGTTGTGTCTAAGCAGCGGCATTCTGCTGGCCGACCGGCTAACAGCACCCGCCGGACTCCTTCATCCCCTGGCCCTGGCCCTGCCGCTGATACTGCTCGGCAGAAACCGGCACATCGCATTGGCGCTGCTGAGCCTGGTTGCCGGCTATCTGCTGACCAGCCTGGCGCTGCAGCCCGCGCCTGCGGCCCTGCAGGCTCTCGACGGCGAGCAGGTACGGCTGCAGGGACAGGTTCTGCATCTTGAGCGCTTACCCGAAGGTTGGCGCCTGGTGTTGGCAGCATCCCATCTCGACGGCCTGTCCACCGACCCGACCTCGCCGGCTTCTCAACCGAGCCGCCCGGTCCGCCTGCAATTACGGGTACTGGCCGGCCCCTGTTCGCTCTTGCCAGGTGATCGCATCGCTACGCTGGCCCGCCTGCGCCTGCCGCGCCGTTTTGGCACCCCCGGCGCCTTCGACGGGCCACGCCACCTGGCACAGCAAAACATTGAGCTAACCGGTATCATTCCCGATTCAGGCACCATTGTCCGCCTGGCCCAGCCTGCCCAAGCCACCTGGCCTTTTGCCGTGGCGCGCTGGCGCGCTCGACAGATCGACCAGCTGCTCACACGTCTGCCGCCCGACCAGGGCGCCCTGGTACTCAGTCTGACCCTGGGTGAGGCCTGCCTGCTCAGCCAGGCCCAGCGCGATCGTTTGGCCCGGACCGGCCTGTCACACCTGTTCGCCATCTCGGGATTGCATCTGGGGCTGGTGGCCGGCGCCGTCATGCTGCTGGTGCAACGTCTCTATCGCCGCAGCACCCGCCTGCTGCTGTGGCAGCCCGCCCAACGCCTGGTGCCACTGCTGAGTCTGCCCATCGTCCTGCTCTATCTGGCCCTCAGCGGCGCCTCCCTGCCCGGCTGGCGCGCCGCCCTCATGCTGTGTCTGGGGCTGGCCCTGCTGTGGTGGCAACGCACCTGCGCTCCCATCCTGCTTCTGAATCTGGCGGCCGTGCTGTTGTTGCTGGCCAACCCTCTGGCCCTGTTCAGCGCCTCCTTTCAGCTGTCCTTCGCCGCCGTAGCCGCCCTGTTGCTGGTACTGCCGGCATGGCACCGCCGGCTGGCCGGCCAGGTGCTGCGTTGGCCGGCGTTGCTGCTACTGACCAATCTGACCGCCAGCCTGGCAACCCTGCCCCTGACCCTGGCACATTTCCACTGGGCGGGGGCTGCCGGCCTGCTGACCAACCTGCTGGCACTGCCACTGATCAGCTTTGTGGTCCTGCCGTTATGCCTGCTGGCACTGCCGTTACTCTCCGTATGGCCAAGGGCGGCACAGACGCTGCTGCAGGGCAGTGGCACACTGCTCGAAACCCTTCTGGGCCTGTGCGACAGGCTGGCACAGGGACCGCTGGCGGGTGGCTTTTTCTACCTCAACCCCGTGCAACTGGCCGTCACCATGGCCCTGTGTCTGACCCTGCTGCTGCTTCTGGCCGGGCGCTGGCGCCAGACACCCGTGCTGCTGGCCTTGCTGCTCTTGCTGACCGGAGTTGCCCAGCAGCGTCCCGCCGCCCCGGTCGGGCTGCAACTGGTGCAACTCAGTGTTGGTCAGGGCGAGGCCCAGTTGCTTCGCACGCCGCAGGGTCGCAACTACCTGATCGACGGCGGTGGCTTGCCGCACAGCGATTTCGATGTCGGCCGACGGCTGCTGGCGCCAGCCCTGGCACGACTGGGGGTGCGACAGCTCGATGCGGTGCTGCTGACCCATGACCACCCCGACCATCGGGATGGTCTGCGCCATATCCTGGCGGCTTTCCCGGTGCGAGCCTTCTACAGTCCGTTGGCCTGCGACGACCTGGATAACCAGCTGCGCGCCGCCATCGAGCGACAAGGCATTGCCTGTCACCAGACCTCGCCAGGCTGGCAGCCCTTTGCTGAAGGAATCTGGCTATTCACGCCAGCACAACAGGGCCGCAACCTCAATGACCGTTCCCTGGCCCTATACGCCCGGTTGGGCAACGACGGCCTGTTGCTGACCGGTGATCTCGAAGCGGCCGGCATGCGCCAGCTGCTGGGCGGTCCCCTGCCCGGCCCGCTGACCCTGCTCAATTTGCCCCATCACGGCAGCCGGCGTTCCTGGCCGGCCGATCTGACCTGGCCGGCAGACTGCAGGCAGGCAACCGTCAGCGTCGGTCATCATAACCGCTTCGGCTTTCCCCATGCCCAGGTGCTACAGCGCCTTGACCGGGCCGGTGTCCATTTGTGGCGTACCGACCGCGATGGCACCATCGTGGCGACCAGCACTGGCCAGGGCTGGCATATCCGCTGCGACTGGCCGCCCTTGCGCCATCCGTTCCCCGTACAGGCTTTTTTCCGCCCAGGGCTTCCCTTGGCCCGGCAATTGCTGTATTAAAAGGCCTCGCCAAATAGCCTCGCCCCGGCCGGACCAGGTTGCCCTGCCGCCGGGTTCAGATCCCTTTGCCACAAAAGGAGTTTTTCCGTGAGCATCACCGGCATCAAAGGCATGAACGACATCCTGCCGCAATCCGTCGCCACCTGGCAGTTTCTCGAACAACAGGCCCGGGCCATTTTCTCCGTCTACGGCTTTGAGGAAATCCGGGTTCCGGTGGTTGAGAAAACCGAGCTGTTCTGCCGTTCCATCGGGGAAACCACTGACATTGTTGAAAAGGAGATGTACAGCTTCACCGACCGCAATGACCTGAGCCTGACCCTGCGACCGGAGGGCACCGCGCCGGTCATGCGCGCCTTTATCGAACACCGACTGCACAACCGCGATGCCCTGAACAAGCTGTATTACCTTGGCCCCATGTTTCGCTACGAACGGCCCCAGAAAGGCCGTTACCGCCAGTTTCACCAGATCGGCGCCGAGGTCATCGGGCTGGACGATCCCCGTATCGACGCCCAGGTGCTGGCGATGTTGAGCCATTATTTTGACGCTGTCGGCATTTCCGCCGTCAGCCTGCAGATCAACTCCCTCGGCTGTCCCAAGTGCCGGCCTGGCTACCGCCAGCAGCTCATCGACTTTCTGAGCCAGCGCCTCGATTCCCTGTGCGACGACTGCCGCCGTCGCTACGGCAGCAACCCGTTGCGGGTGCTCGACTGCAAGGCGACCGGCTGCCGTCAGGCGACCGAGCAGGCACCATCGGTGCTTGACCACCTATGCCCGGAATGTAACGACCACTTCAGCCGCCTGCAGCAACATCTGACCGAGCTGCAGGTGCCCTACAGCATCAATCCCCGCATGGTACGCGGACTCGACTACTACACCAAGACCACCTTTGAGATGGTCACCGGCGCCCTCGGTGCCCAGAACGCTGTTGCCGCCGGTGGCCGTTATGACGGCCTCATCGCGCAATTGGGAGGACCGGATCTGCCCGGCATCGGCTTTGCCATGGGCGTGGAGCGGCTGGCGCTGCTGCTGGGCGAGGACGCCATCGCCAGCCCGTCACCCGATCTGTTCATTGCCGCCCTCGGCGAGGCCGCCGCGCGCCAGGCCTTTATCTGGCTGCACCAACTGCAGCGGGCCGGACTTCAGGCCGACATGGATTTCAGCGGCAAGAGCCTCAAGGCCCAGATGCGTCGCGCTGACAAACTGGGCAGCCGTTTCACCCTGGTGCTCGGCGACGACGAATTGGCCAGCGGCCAGGCCCAGCTCAAACGCATGGCCGATGGCCAGC
It encodes the following:
- the mreD gene encoding rod shape-determining protein MreD; this translates as MKTLLCCILTALILLWCQIALWPRLLALPGSAPNLLLLLVLYAALHAPLLPGTSCAWGSGCLLDVFSGTTLGFHGLIFVLLFAMVRLSTGQLNPENPLLLPMVALIGTLFYSLLGICVLLLFAEADQAWWLLLRELPLQLLLNLLAALLLRRPFSRLLHPISRTTR
- the mrdA gene encoding penicillin-binding protein 2, translating into MPLNAPAPDDACRKRRFELLLFAAALLFVLLALRLWYLQIISGDRYDLLARKNRTRSIPIAAPRGTLYDRNGAILVDSRPAFNVSVLRQEVEDLDALLTSLAQRLDLPVEQLQQTWQSRRFYPRYRPIPLAEDIDRTLVEELAENALQLPGLIIEVQPTREYPHGELAAQLFGHIGAISEKELRTLTDQGYRGGDQIGKSGLERHLEGYLRGQEGERLIEVDVQGRELRQRTQRPAQPGNQVILTLDLNLQRRAEQAFGDQAGAAVALDVRTGEILAMVSRPAYDPALFARGIGQKAWQQLLDDPDHPLQNRAISGQYPPGSTFKIVTALAALHEGVTRPDELIQCDGRLRIGERDFRCWKRTGHGPTNLMKALRESCDVWFYDISLRLGIDRIAKMARHLGLDQSYGLPLDNERSGLIPDRDWKRGRFGSSWYPGETAIAGIGQGYVLATPLQLAVMTATVANGGTFYQPQLLRQVRDHQGRILLQEQPRVRHQVRFTGQHLQAVRQALEAVVGDPRGTGKACRLPGIAVAGKTGTAQVVRLKDDLPGHKKLADDEIAYRLRDHALFVAYAPAEDAEIAVAVIVEHGQHGSSAAAPIAREILAEYFGIADPQPDSTAGQEE
- the rodA gene encoding rod shape-determining protein RodA, whose translation is MFDRRLLTHIDSPLLLLLLVTAALGILNLYSSTSNWNLAGTAVYIRQAYWLGLGFGLALLVSLVDYRHLYHAAPFAYLAVVGLLAFVLLFGKTSMGATRWIDLGPFHLQPSEIMKPVMVMMLARYFSRQENPFGHSLRDLLLPGALLALPLLLIMKQPDLGTALLLLFIGSTMILFAGVRRATLAGLAGLAVAAAGGGWFLLHDYQKQRILTFLNPDRDPLGAGYHIIQSKIAVGSGGFWGKGFMQGTQSQLSFLPERHTDFAFSVFAEEWGLIGCLVLLGLYLLIVVRGILIARKAGSPFGMYLAIGITAMLFWHISVNLAMVIGLLPVVGVPLPLFSYGGTCMVTTMIGVGLLNNVAMRRFMF
- a CDS encoding DNA internalization-related competence protein ComEC/Rec2; its protein translation is MPPCRRSHSTALYPVLLLLCLSSGILLADRLTAPAGLLHPLALALPLILLGRNRHIALALLSLVAGYLLTSLALQPAPAALQALDGEQVRLQGQVLHLERLPEGWRLVLAASHLDGLSTDPTSPASQPSRPVRLQLRVLAGPCSLLPGDRIATLARLRLPRRFGTPGAFDGPRHLAQQNIELTGIIPDSGTIVRLAQPAQATWPFAVARWRARQIDQLLTRLPPDQGALVLSLTLGEACLLSQAQRDRLARTGLSHLFAISGLHLGLVAGAVMLLVQRLYRRSTRLLLWQPAQRLVPLLSLPIVLLYLALSGASLPGWRAALMLCLGLALLWWQRTCAPILLLNLAAVLLLLANPLALFSASFQLSFAAVAALLLVLPAWHRRLAGQVLRWPALLLLTNLTASLATLPLTLAHFHWAGAAGLLTNLLALPLISFVVLPLCLLALPLLSVWPRAAQTLLQGSGTLLETLLGLCDRLAQGPLAGGFFYLNPVQLAVTMALCLTLLLLLAGRWRQTPVLLALLLLLTGVAQQRPAAPVGLQLVQLSVGQGEAQLLRTPQGRNYLIDGGGLPHSDFDVGRRLLAPALARLGVRQLDAVLLTHDHPDHRDGLRHILAAFPVRAFYSPLACDDLDNQLRAAIERQGIACHQTSPGWQPFAEGIWLFTPAQQGRNLNDRSLALYARLGNDGLLLTGDLEAAGMRQLLGGPLPGPLTLLNLPHHGSRRSWPADLTWPADCRQATVSVGHHNRFGFPHAQVLQRLDRAGVHLWRTDRDGTIVATSTGQGWHIRCDWPPLRHPFPVQAFFRPGLPLARQLLY
- the hisS gene encoding histidine--tRNA ligase, producing the protein MNDILPQSVATWQFLEQQARAIFSVYGFEEIRVPVVEKTELFCRSIGETTDIVEKEMYSFTDRNDLSLTLRPEGTAPVMRAFIEHRLHNRDALNKLYYLGPMFRYERPQKGRYRQFHQIGAEVIGLDDPRIDAQVLAMLSHYFDAVGISAVSLQINSLGCPKCRPGYRQQLIDFLSQRLDSLCDDCRRRYGSNPLRVLDCKATGCRQATEQAPSVLDHLCPECNDHFSRLQQHLTELQVPYSINPRMVRGLDYYTKTTFEMVTGALGAQNAVAAGGRYDGLIAQLGGPDLPGIGFAMGVERLALLLGEDAIASPSPDLFIAALGEAAARQAFIWLHQLQRAGLQADMDFSGKSLKAQMRRADKLGSRFTLVLGDDELASGQAQLKRMADGQQSPIELDQLTTQLRAALDAAAAASL